The genomic DNA CTTCTAAGAAAAAATTTTGATGTACGCTTTGGCGCTCCTCGTCCCACGCATCGGCCCTCCGAGAGACCCCCGGCCTGGCTGACGGCAGTTGGGCATTATGGACGTCTAGTGTTCTGGAACCGAAGTACATCAAATAATTTGGCGACCACCATTACCGTCATGCCCGCGAAAGCGGGCATTCAGAATCCCCTCTTTGTCTTCCCCTTGGCAAGGGGGAGATTTAGTGGGGGTTCCGAGTTACAAGAAGATGCTGATGTTTTTTGCAGCCAACACCGCCTGATCCAGGATGACGGTCCGGCGGGCGATCTTCATTGCGCCGTTCACGCGCCGGAGAATATCTTTCCGCGTGCCGACGAAAATGTCCTCGTCCTTCTCCATTCGCGTCCGATAAACAATAAAGTTGGAATGAGCCTCGATCTCTCGCCCGTCGTCTTTCTTCACCCGAACGTTCGAGATGAGACGGCGCGTTCGCGAGGGAGGCACCTCGGCCCACGCCTGCTTCGAATAGACCCGCTCGACTCGGATTTTCAAGGTCTGTTTCGTGTCGTTGAAATAGTAGCTCTCGCCCGGCTTGGACAACTCTTCGGTCAGATCGTCCGGCCGCTCCAGTGGGTTGTGTCGAGTCGGCGCCCAGTAACGCGAGTCGTCGGTAAATAGATCGAGCCACTCCCGCAGCCGCCGCTCGTCCAAAAGCTCGGCTTCCAGATACAAAAAATCTTCGATCTCCTGACGCAGTCCGCTGTCCATCTCGCTTCGCTTCAAGCTACCGAATCGTGCTTCGACGGGCTCAGCACGAACGGAAGATCCTTGACGATTTCAAAACTATCCCGTTCGCCCTGAGCTTGTCGAAGGGTGAACGGAGGGTTTTTCAGCAACTACTATGGGACGCGCTCTTGATCTCGCTCCAGTTTTTTGCTTCGAGCATTTTCGCCCAGTGGAGATAAAGGCTCAACTGGTTGGAGTCGCTCCACCTGCTCGCGAGACGCCCGCGGAGACCGATTTCCGACGCCGGCTCGTTCAAGCTCATTTGATAGTTAGCGGGGTAGCGCCTGCCGATCACGCTCCGCGCGGCGCCGGTGACCTGGATCCAATTGTCCATGTCGTCCTGCTCGAAGACGCCCGTGGGACTGAAGCGGTACTGCGAGACGAAACGCATGACCTCTTTGATGTCCGGCGGCGCCGTTTTGTCGACGATCGCCCAGCTCCAGATCTCCATTTTGTCCGGCCCGCGCGGATGCCAGACGCGAATCGTGCGCGTGAGCCAGTGGACGGACAGGTTCGGAAAAATCGTTCCCGCGGACGGCGAAACTTTCCGCGCGCGCACTTCGCCCAACCGCTTCTCGATCTCCGCGGCGTGTTTCTTCATATAATCGGCCAGCTCGATGACCGGCTGCGCGAACCACGGACCGGCGTCGTCCGACGGCGTCACCCACGCGACCAGAATATGGCCGTTGCCGCAGGAGATCTGGTGGCCTTTGGCAGAAATCCTGGTCTCGCTCGTCGTCGTATCGATGCCGAGGTCGCGCGCCGAGCCGTGCGTGCTGGCGATGTGATAGCCGTCGCCGCCGAAATTTTCCGCCGCCGTCTTCCAATTGGCATCGACGATCCAGCGGTGCGGCCCGCTCACTTCGGTGCCGCCCTCACGCCGGTCGAGGAGAATATCCAGATACCAGGCCATGTCGCCCAGATATTCGAGCAGCGCCGGCGCCTCGGGGTCGAACGTCGCGAAGATCAATCCTTTATAGCTGTCGATTTGGGCGACGGGGATCAATCCCCATTTGTCGCGGTCCAAGTCACGGAAGGCTTCGGCCCGCGGGACAATAGCCAGTTTCCCGTCGGCACTGTAGGTCCATCCATGATAAGAGCACGTCAAAAGCCTGGTGTTGCCCCGGTCGGCACGGCACACGCGGTTGCCGCGATGGCGGCACATGTTCAAGAAGGCGCGCGCCTTGCCGTTCAAATCGCGCCACAAGATCACCGGCTCTTCGCCCATGTAGGCGGCGGCGAAATCGCCCGGATTGGGGATCTCGCTCTCGTGGCCGAGGTAGAGCCAACAGCGCGCGAAGAGCCGCTCGCGCTCCAGCTCGTAAATCTCGCGGTCGGAAAAAATGCGGCGATCGACGAGTCCGCCTTCCGGATCGACAAGAGATTTGATCTCCATCAAAAGGACTCCTTCGCTCGATACGCGCTTACCGCGCCGCGGTATCCTGGCCGGATACCGGATTGGCGACCGCCTCTTCGAGACCTTTGATGCCTTTCCATTCGCTCGACGGCCGCGCGCGGCCGTCGCTGCCGATCTGGTCAAGTCCCCAATAAATTTCTATGGAATGACCGTCGGGATCTAAAAACTCAACCGATATCTGGCAGCCGGCCCGGCGCCGCCCTTCGAACGTAATCGGAACATTTTTTTCGCGCAACCGGTCGCGCACGCGGAAGACTTCCTCGACCGTTGCGACCTCGAAGGCGATATGATGCAACTCGCGCTGCTTCGAGTCGCCGTGACCGCCGCCGACCAGCGCGATCGTGTGATGGTCCGTGCCGCAGCGGAGAAAGGCGAACCCGCCCGGCTGCATGTCTTCGGGATAAACGTCCGAGACTTTGAACCCCAAAATCTGCGTGTAGAAATTCATCGAGCGCTCGAGATCGCTCGCCATCACAACCACGTGGCCGAGCCGCCGGATCTTGAACGGCATCCCCTGCGGCGGAGTCATCTTTCTTAATCTCTCGACATCCAAAGCCATGACCTTCTCCTTCTTTCCGGCAATTAGATCGGCAGAGCAAATAATATTCCATCGCCTAGCCTCAGGGAAGAGCCGGGGTAAAAACAAAAAGCCGGAGGCGGGAAAACGCTCTATGCCCGTTCAGTTTTTTTGGCGCTGTCTTCCAAGATGAGCTTGCCGGTAATTTCAAGCGGCTGGCTTTTCGACTCGCTGCCGCCGCCACCGAGCCCGGAGACCTGCAGCACTTTGCTGACGAGATCCGACCCCCCGATGAGAACGATGCCCGTTAAGAACGCGTCGAGAAACCAGTGGGCATCGTAATTGAGATTTTTTAACAATCTGACGTTGCGAAACGCAAAGAGGGCTATCAGGCTTAATGCTCCTGCCACGACGTAGTACGCCATGGTTTGTTTTTTTTCGGCCCTGGCACGCCGCGCCGGGTCTTCAACCGCGAGGGGATCCGGAAGCCATGGGGTCCAAGGCCCCTCATACATAGAGCACACGAAAAGCAAAGCTCTGGTCACACGGTCGATCGCAAAGGAAATAAACAGAATCATCGCGCTGACATTGCCTATCATGGTTTCCCTCCTGCCGACTTGGAGTCAGTAAAACTTTTTACTGAGAGCAGACATGGACGTAACGGACCAAATTTAGCCGGGTCGGTCCTCGCAATTCAGCCCTGAGCTTGCCGCACAAGGTATGAGTCCTCCGCCCGACTCACGCGCGATTTTAAGCAGTTCGCCGGGCGGCTGATACTTCACCGTGCCGATGTAAAGCCGGACGCGACGGTCGCTTAGGATTTTCCCTAACTGCTCATAGCCCTCGGCGTCGCTTTGCCAATAGTGGCTGCCGGTGACCTCGAAATCGGAGAAAGCATAAATCGTATCCGCCTCCTGGTGCGCTTGCAGGGCGCGTTCGACTTCAAACAACAAACTGTCGGGGTGCTTCGCTTTGCTGACACCAAAGCCCGCCAATCCGCGCCCCTCAAGGATTGCCATGCCGGAGGCCTTCAAGCGCGCGATTTGGTCTTGAAGCGTCTACCGCCTTGCCGGGTCGGACATCGATCCGCTGGTATCGGGGATAAGAATGACATGCATTCCTATCAGGAGCCGGCCTTCGACGACGGCGGCCCGGCTTCCGGAAAGAAGTCCGGCGACGCCGAATTGAAGCGCCGGGATGCCGTAGACAACAGCTACGGCTGCGACGAGCCACGCCCCAATCGTCGGAACAAAATTTGACGGATGGGAAGCCCGGTGCCGCTTTCTCCATCTCTCGCGCGTGACTCCATCGACACGAAATATGAGCTCCGTCACGTCTATCCCTCCGGTAAGCAGAATGTGGACCAAGACTAGTCCGTGAAACGCCCTCAAAATAGGTCAGCCCTGGAATAGAGGTCAAGTAAAATAAACAGCCCCCCTCTTCCGCCCCGAGTCCCGTAGGCATTTACACGACCTGGGATAAATCCGGCATAGGAACGAGACTTTTCCTGAGCTACACAACTACATGAGACGTCGAATGCCGAACTGGCTCGGCGGAATTATGCGGCGACGACTGGCCCTTTGGATCGCCGGAACATTCGCGTTTTTTCTGATCCTCATCTTCGTCCTCGCCTACCTCATCGATGAACCGTTGCGACGGAGGATGGAGCGCGACATTAACGCCAGCCTCAAGGGATATACAGTTCGCATCGGCAAGCTCGATTTCCATCCGATCGGCCTCTCGCTCGACCTGGAAGAATCGTGGATTTATCAGACCGCTCATCCCGATCCGCCGATCGCTTATATCCCCAACCTCACTGCGAGCGTTGACTGGAGAGCGCTCCTTCGCGGCCGGCTGACGGCCGATTTCGAGATCGACCGTCCCAAAGTCCACTTCGATCTCCGGCAGTTCGTGCAGGAAGCCAAAGATCCGACCCCAGTCAAGGAGAAGGGCTGGCAGGAAGCCCTTTACGCCATTTATCCGCTGAAGATCAACCGCTTCGCCATTCAAAACGGCGATCTCACTTACGTCGATAAAGGCCCATTCAAACCGCTCCACGTCACCCGGTTGAACTTTGTCGCCGAGAATATTCGCAACGTGAAGTCCGAGACAGGCGTATTCCCGTCGCCGGTTTTCTTGGAAGGCGTCGTCTTCGACAAAGGCAAAGCGAAATTAGAAGGCCATGCGGACTTTCTCGCGGCGCCCCATATGGCCGTCAAAGGAGATATTGAACTCGACCAGATCACTTTGGATTATTTCAAGCCGATCGCGGAACGATACAAGTTCTCCGTGCGCAAGGGGACGCTTTCGACGCGGGGCTCGATCGAATACGCCGCCGACGTTCAGAAGTTTCTGATCGGCAACGTTACGGTCAACGGCCTCGACGCCGACTACCTCCACCAGGAGACTGGAACGGGGCCGACGGAAAAAGTCACGAAGGAGGCCGGAAAAGTCGCCCGGCAAACCGCCAACGAGCCGACTCTCGAAGTGAAAGTCGACCGGCTCGTTCTCGACGGCCGCGTCGGTTACATCAACCAGGCGGCGAAGCCGCCCTATAACGTTTTTCTCGAAGGCGCGAAAGTCGAAGTCCAGAACGTGAGCAACCATCTCAAGGACGGAGTCGCGCGCGCGAACGTAACGGGAAAATTCCTCGGCAGCGGCGACGCGCGCGCCCAGGCCGCGTTCCGACCCGAGACCAAGGGACCGGACTTCGATTTGACCCTCGCCATCGAAAACACCGACATGACCAAGATGAACGATCTCTTGCGCGCTTACGGCAACTTCGACGTGGTCCAGGGAATATTTTCCATGTACGCGGAAATTACAGTGCGACAGGGAAAGATCGAGGGGTACGTGAAGCCTCTCTTCAGCGACATGAAGGTTTACGACCGGCGTCAGGACAAAGAGAAAGGCCTCTTTCGAAAAATGTATGAAGGATTGGTCGGCGGAATTTCCGGCTTGCTGGAAAACCGCCCGCGCGAAGAGGTGGCGACGAAGATTCCGCTTACCGGCGACGTGGAAGCGCCTCAGACCAGCACGTGGGAGACCGTGGTCCGATTAGTTCAAAATGCTTTCTTCAAAGCGATCCTGCCGGGATTCGAAAAAGAAGTTTCGGGCGGCGGCGGACGGCCGAGCCCAAAGCCTGCGACGAAAATGCCTGACGTAGCGAAGAAACCCGAACCGGCGCCGGGTTAAAAGACGCGGCGCATTGATATCCGCCGACTTATGGCTTGCTCGACGAAGGCGCCTGAGCGACTTGCCCGACGATCTCGCGAATCAGCTTGTAAACTTTGCGCTCACCATTCTTCTCAACGACGATGCGGACCGACGATCCGCGCGCGCCGCGGATCATCGCGATCACTTTGCGCGGATCTTTTTCCTTG from Candidatus Binatia bacterium includes the following:
- a CDS encoding aromatic-ring-hydroxylating dioxygenase subunit beta: MKRSEMDSGLRQEIEDFLYLEAELLDERRLREWLDLFTDDSRYWAPTRHNPLERPDDLTEELSKPGESYYFNDTKQTLKIRVERVYSKQAWAEVPPSRTRRLISNVRVKKDDGREIEAHSNFIVYRTRMEKDEDIFVGTRKDILRRVNGAMKIARRTVILDQAVLAAKNISIFL
- a CDS encoding aromatic ring-hydroxylating dioxygenase subunit alpha, with the translated sequence MEIKSLVDPEGGLVDRRIFSDREIYELERERLFARCWLYLGHESEIPNPGDFAAAYMGEEPVILWRDLNGKARAFLNMCRHRGNRVCRADRGNTRLLTCSYHGWTYSADGKLAIVPRAEAFRDLDRDKWGLIPVAQIDSYKGLIFATFDPEAPALLEYLGDMAWYLDILLDRREGGTEVSGPHRWIVDANWKTAAENFGGDGYHIASTHGSARDLGIDTTTSETRISAKGHQISCGNGHILVAWVTPSDDAGPWFAQPVIELADYMKKHAAEIEKRLGEVRARKVSPSAGTIFPNLSVHWLTRTIRVWHPRGPDKMEIWSWAIVDKTAPPDIKEVMRFVSQYRFSPTGVFEQDDMDNWIQVTGAARSVIGRRYPANYQMSLNEPASEIGLRGRLASRWSDSNQLSLYLHWAKMLEAKNWSEIKSASHSSC
- a CDS encoding VOC family protein, with translation MALDVERLRKMTPPQGMPFKIRRLGHVVVMASDLERSMNFYTQILGFKVSDVYPEDMQPGGFAFLRCGTDHHTIALVGGGHGDSKQRELHHIAFEVATVEEVFRVRDRLREKNVPITFEGRRRAGCQISVEFLDPDGHSIEIYWGLDQIGSDGRARPSSEWKGIKGLEEAVANPVSGQDTAAR
- a CDS encoding DUF748 domain-containing protein is translated as MPNWLGGIMRRRLALWIAGTFAFFLILIFVLAYLIDEPLRRRMERDINASLKGYTVRIGKLDFHPIGLSLDLEESWIYQTAHPDPPIAYIPNLTASVDWRALLRGRLTADFEIDRPKVHFDLRQFVQEAKDPTPVKEKGWQEALYAIYPLKINRFAIQNGDLTYVDKGPFKPLHVTRLNFVAENIRNVKSETGVFPSPVFLEGVVFDKGKAKLEGHADFLAAPHMAVKGDIELDQITLDYFKPIAERYKFSVRKGTLSTRGSIEYAADVQKFLIGNVTVNGLDADYLHQETGTGPTEKVTKEAGKVARQTANEPTLEVKVDRLVLDGRVGYINQAAKPPYNVFLEGAKVEVQNVSNHLKDGVARANVTGKFLGSGDARAQAAFRPETKGPDFDLTLAIENTDMTKMNDLLRAYGNFDVVQGIFSMYAEITVRQGKIEGYVKPLFSDMKVYDRRQDKEKGLFRKMYEGLVGGISGLLENRPREEVATKIPLTGDVEAPQTSTWETVVRLVQNAFFKAILPGFEKEVSGGGGRPSPKPATKMPDVAKKPEPAPG